A section of the bacterium genome encodes:
- a CDS encoding alpha/beta hydrolase, whose protein sequence is MNVRVNGVDLFYETAGSGPPCVLVHGGPGVGHPGRLVQYAPLGDLVQLIAYDHRGHGRSAKAPEATYTQEQLARDLDGLCRALAIAHPILLGASAGGFVSLIYATQRPAVPRALILVGTSASNAFMPRATANMERLGTPAMREAYRRLWDGSIEDPAEFQRAFEAIQPIYYHDPRRAPASLAGADFDPVTRRALIRDYERYDVRDSLGRIQAPAWVGVGRHDWICPVPESEEIARRIPGAELHIFEQSGHSPQAEETAAFMDSVRAFLRGRVLRDP, encoded by the coding sequence ATGAACGTCCGGGTGAACGGCGTCGATCTGTTCTACGAAACCGCCGGATCCGGACCGCCGTGCGTGCTGGTGCACGGAGGCCCCGGCGTCGGACATCCCGGCCGCCTCGTCCAATACGCGCCGCTCGGCGATCTCGTGCAGCTCATCGCCTACGACCACCGCGGTCACGGCCGGTCGGCAAAGGCGCCCGAGGCGACGTACACGCAGGAGCAGCTCGCGCGCGACCTCGACGGGTTGTGTCGCGCCCTCGCGATTGCGCACCCGATTCTGCTCGGCGCGTCGGCGGGCGGCTTCGTCTCGCTCATCTACGCGACGCAGCGACCGGCGGTGCCGCGGGCGCTGATTCTGGTCGGCACCTCCGCGAGCAACGCGTTCATGCCCCGGGCCACGGCGAACATGGAGCGCCTCGGCACGCCGGCGATGCGCGAAGCCTACAGGCGCCTTTGGGACGGCTCCATCGAGGATCCGGCGGAGTTTCAGCGCGCGTTCGAGGCGATTCAACCGATCTACTATCACGACCCGCGGCGCGCGCCGGCGTCCCTGGCCGGCGCCGATTTCGACCCGGTGACCCGCCGGGCCCTGATCCGGGACTACGAACGCTACGACGTGCGGGACAGTCTCGGCCGCATCCAGGCGCCTGCCTGGGTCGGCGTCGGCCGGCACGACTGGATCTGTCCCGTGCCGGAATCCGAGGAGATCGCGCGCCGGATCCCGGGCGCGGAGCTGCACATCTTCGAGCAGAGCGGCCACTCGCCGCAGGCGGAAGAAACGGCCGCGTTCATGGACAGCGTCCGCGCCTTCCTGCGCGGGCGGGTGCTGCGCGATCCATAA
- a CDS encoding carboxymuconolactone decarboxylase family protein, producing the protein MEDHALFERGMKIRKTLWPDREGGIAVFRALDPKYADTIVEQAYGAVYGDPALDLRTRSLITCAILAALGRPRGLESHLRGALNIGILPAELIAMLKQVALYAGYPVVNDAFATLKGLLDEGPAAP; encoded by the coding sequence ATGGAGGATCACGCGCTGTTCGAGCGGGGCATGAAGATTCGCAAGACCTTGTGGCCGGATCGGGAGGGCGGAATCGCCGTCTTCCGCGCGTTGGACCCGAAGTACGCCGACACCATTGTCGAGCAGGCGTACGGCGCCGTCTACGGTGATCCGGCGCTGGATCTCCGTACGCGAAGTCTCATTACCTGCGCGATCCTTGCCGCGCTCGGCCGCCCCCGCGGGTTGGAGAGCCACCTGCGCGGCGCGCTCAACATCGGGATCCTGCCGGCTGAGCTGATCGCGATGCTGAAGCAGGTGGCGTTGTACGCCGGTTACCCGGTGGTGAACGACGCGTTTGCCACGCTGAAGGGCCTGCTGGACGAGGGACCGGCGGCGCCGTAG
- the hemE gene encoding uroporphyrinogen decarboxylase: MPVTPTGAFLRACHRLPVPYTPVWVMRQAGRILPEYRRIRERMSLLELAKAPAAAAEVTVQPVERLGVDAAILFADILLVVEPLGLGLEYAKGEGPVIARPLRTRDDVARLPDVDPEDAIPFVFETVRLVRRALAGRVPLIGFAGAPFTVASYLIEGGPSRDFLATKRLMYGDFETWTALMKRLSALTARYLRGQIAAGAEAVQLFDSWVGCLAPDAYRRYVLPHSRLVFEALPADVPAIHFGTGTAGLLEAMRDAGGQVIGLDWRVDLADAWARLGSEVGVQGNLDPAVLLSTPDEIRRGVAGVLEGAAGRPGHVFNLGHGVLPETPWQHVRAMVDMVHEMSRG, translated from the coding sequence GTGCCCGTTACACCGACCGGCGCGTTCCTGCGCGCCTGCCATCGTCTGCCGGTGCCGTACACTCCCGTCTGGGTCATGCGGCAGGCCGGCCGCATCCTTCCCGAATACCGGCGAATTCGCGAGCGGATGAGCCTGCTCGAACTCGCGAAGGCGCCGGCGGCCGCCGCCGAGGTTACCGTACAACCGGTGGAGCGCCTCGGCGTCGACGCGGCGATTCTGTTTGCCGACATCCTGCTGGTGGTGGAGCCGCTCGGCCTGGGGCTCGAATATGCCAAGGGCGAAGGGCCGGTCATCGCGCGTCCGCTCCGCACCCGGGACGACGTGGCGCGTCTGCCGGACGTCGACCCGGAGGACGCCATACCGTTCGTGTTCGAAACCGTGCGCCTCGTGCGCCGGGCCCTCGCGGGCCGCGTCCCGCTCATCGGGTTCGCGGGCGCGCCATTCACCGTCGCTTCGTATTTAATCGAGGGCGGCCCGTCGCGGGACTTCTTGGCGACGAAGCGCCTCATGTACGGCGATTTTGAGACGTGGACCGCGTTGATGAAACGGCTCAGCGCGCTGACCGCGCGGTATCTCCGCGGGCAGATCGCCGCCGGGGCGGAAGCGGTGCAGCTGTTCGACAGCTGGGTCGGGTGCCTCGCGCCGGACGCGTACCGCCGCTACGTCCTGCCGCACTCGCGCCTCGTCTTCGAGGCGCTGCCGGCGGATGTCCCGGCGATCCACTTCGGAACCGGGACCGCGGGGCTGCTGGAGGCGATGCGCGACGCCGGCGGGCAGGTCATCGGCCTCGACTGGCGCGTCGATCTTGCGGACGCGTGGGCGCGGCTCGGCTCCGAAGTCGGCGTGCAGGGCAACCTCGATCCCGCGGTGCTCCTGAGCACACCCGACGAGATCAGACGGGGCGTCGCCGGCGTGCTTGAAGGCGCCGCCGGCCGGCCCGGCCACGTGTTCAATCTCGGCCACGGGGTGCTGCCCGAGACGCCGTGGCAGCACGTCCGCGCGATGGTAGACATGGTCCACGAGATGAGCCGCGGATAG
- the hemH gene encoding ferrochelatase — translation MSRAAPGAGRCDAVLLIAYGAPERPEDVRPFLEGILRGRRVPPGRLDEVAHHYDVFGGRSPLNELTRRQAAALERVLAARGRPLPVFIGMRNWSPYLHETLGVMRDAGVRRAVGVVMAPHRSYSSWEQYHENVAEARARVGRGAPAIDYVGPWHTHPGFIGAQAERTDAVLRAMPDPERETAALVFTAHSIPAAMGARSDYPGQVTASAGLVAARLGRAKWQVAYQSRSGDPREPWLEPDVNEALRGLAARRHAAAVLVPIGFVTDHIEVLYDLDTEARATAAVLGVGYHRAATVMDHPEFIGMLADLIASRAG, via the coding sequence ATGAGCCGCGCGGCGCCGGGCGCCGGCCGCTGCGACGCGGTGCTACTGATCGCCTATGGGGCGCCGGAGCGGCCCGAGGACGTCAGGCCGTTCCTCGAAGGCATTCTGCGGGGCCGCCGCGTGCCGCCGGGGCGCCTCGACGAGGTCGCGCATCACTACGACGTCTTCGGCGGGCGCTCGCCCTTGAACGAGTTGACGCGGCGGCAGGCCGCCGCGCTCGAACGCGTGCTCGCCGCGCGCGGCCGGCCTCTGCCGGTTTTCATCGGCATGCGCAACTGGTCGCCGTATCTGCATGAGACGCTCGGCGTGATGCGGGACGCGGGCGTCCGCCGGGCCGTGGGGGTCGTCATGGCTCCGCACCGGAGCTACTCGAGCTGGGAGCAGTATCATGAGAACGTGGCCGAGGCACGCGCGCGGGTGGGCCGAGGCGCGCCGGCGATCGATTATGTCGGACCGTGGCACACGCACCCAGGCTTCATCGGCGCGCAGGCCGAGCGGACGGACGCCGTGCTGCGCGCGATGCCGGACCCGGAGCGTGAGACGGCGGCGCTCGTCTTCACCGCGCACAGCATCCCGGCGGCGATGGGCGCGCGCAGCGACTATCCGGGGCAGGTGACGGCGTCCGCCGGTCTCGTCGCGGCGCGGCTCGGGCGCGCGAAATGGCAGGTCGCCTACCAGAGCCGGAGCGGGGATCCTCGCGAGCCCTGGCTCGAACCCGACGTGAACGAGGCGCTGCGCGGTCTTGCGGCGCGCCGGCACGCGGCGGCGGTGCTCGTGCCGATCGGGTTCGTCACGGACCACATCGAGGTGCTGTACGACCTGGACACCGAGGCCCGTGCAACCGCGGCCGTCCTCGGCGTCGGCTACCATCGCGCGGCCACCGTGATGGACCATCCGGAGTTTATCGGGATGCTGGCCGACCTTATCGCGAGCCGGGCCGGGTGA
- the hemG gene encoding protoporphyrinogen oxidase, translating into MDAEKLGEIPGAGGTEPARRPRRVVVVGAGIAGLAAALRIAEAVPAADLVVCEAGARAGGVIATDREGGYLVELGPDSFLTEKPEALRLCERVGLGDDLIGVAPRAARAYVVHGGRLVPIPDGFRLVAPTRLWPWLRSPLFSWPGKARMAMDLVLPRGRSPADETVGSFVTRRFGREAFERVAQPMIGTIYTGDAAALSLEATMPRLAEVERRYGSVIRGLVLAQAAARSGVGRTTGAPAGIPPGTRSGRRLGIFATLSAGMQTLPDAVAARLPAGALRLRTAVRTVTRPPDGSRYAVALETGPALEADAVVVAVNAPAASRLIAGLDGALAAQLGGIPYASSASVTLAYRRGQIPHPPDGVGFVVPPAERRPILAASFSSTKFPGRAPDGAVLIRVFLGGALAPEMVGLDDDRLVRIVRGEMTALLGEAGTPQFVRVLRHRDTMPQYVVGHLARVAEIERRLAGLPGLALAGSAYRGIGIPDCIRSGEAAADAVLEAIRAPTAADPARRGGRRPPG; encoded by the coding sequence ATGGACGCGGAGAAACTCGGAGAGATCCCGGGCGCCGGCGGCACCGAGCCGGCGCGGCGCCCACGCCGCGTCGTCGTCGTCGGCGCGGGCATCGCCGGGCTGGCCGCGGCGCTGCGGATCGCGGAAGCGGTCCCGGCGGCCGATCTCGTCGTCTGCGAAGCGGGTGCCCGCGCCGGCGGCGTGATCGCGACGGATCGCGAGGGCGGCTACCTGGTCGAACTCGGTCCGGACTCGTTCCTCACGGAGAAGCCGGAAGCGCTGCGCCTGTGTGAGCGCGTCGGCCTCGGGGACGACCTGATCGGGGTGGCGCCCCGCGCGGCCCGGGCCTATGTGGTCCACGGCGGCCGCCTCGTTCCGATTCCGGACGGCTTCCGGCTTGTCGCGCCGACGCGCCTTTGGCCGTGGCTCCGTTCGCCGCTGTTCTCGTGGCCGGGTAAGGCGCGCATGGCGATGGACCTCGTGCTGCCGCGCGGGCGGTCGCCCGCCGATGAGACGGTCGGATCGTTCGTCACCCGCCGGTTCGGCCGCGAGGCGTTCGAGCGCGTCGCGCAGCCGATGATCGGCACAATCTACACAGGTGACGCGGCCGCGCTCAGCCTCGAGGCCACGATGCCGCGCCTGGCCGAGGTGGAGCGCCGCTACGGGAGCGTGATCCGCGGCTTGGTCCTGGCGCAGGCGGCCGCGCGGAGCGGGGTGGGGCGCACAACGGGCGCACCCGCCGGGATCCCGCCCGGCACCCGGTCCGGGCGGCGCCTCGGCATCTTCGCCACGCTGTCGGCGGGCATGCAGACGCTGCCGGACGCCGTGGCGGCACGCCTCCCCGCGGGGGCGCTGCGGCTGCGCACCGCCGTCCGGACCGTGACGCGGCCGCCGGACGGGTCCCGTTACGCGGTCGCGCTCGAGACCGGACCGGCGCTCGAGGCCGACGCCGTCGTCGTCGCGGTGAACGCGCCGGCCGCGTCGCGCCTGATCGCCGGGCTCGACGGCGCGCTCGCCGCGCAACTCGGCGGGATCCCCTATGCGTCCTCGGCGAGCGTCACGCTCGCGTACCGGCGCGGCCAGATCCCGCACCCGCCCGACGGCGTGGGTTTCGTGGTGCCGCCGGCGGAGCGCCGGCCCATCCTGGCGGCGTCGTTTTCGAGCACGAAGTTTCCCGGCCGGGCGCCGGACGGTGCGGTCCTCATCCGCGTATTCCTCGGCGGGGCCCTGGCGCCCGAGATGGTGGGGCTGGATGACGATCGTCTGGTGCGGATCGTTCGCGGCGAGATGACGGCGCTGCTCGGTGAAGCCGGGACGCCGCAATTCGTGCGGGTGCTGCGGCATCGCGACACGATGCCGCAGTATGTCGTGGGGCATCTGGCGCGGGTCGCGGAGATCGAGCGGCGGCTCGCCGGTTTGCCCGGCCTGGCGCTCGCCGGGTCGGCCTACCGGGGGATCGGGATCCCGGACTGCATCCGGTCGGGCGAGGCCGCCGCGGATGCCGTGCTCGAGGCTATCCGCGCCCCGACAGCCGCGGATCCAGCGCGTCGTGGAGGCCGTCGCCCGCCAGGTTGA